A region of Chitinophaga horti DNA encodes the following proteins:
- a CDS encoding FAD-dependent oxidoreductase, whose product MKQLKTLLSCLCLLLFAATGASAQQHVFVETESFKDRGGWVIDQQSFPVIHSSYLMAHGMGRPVKDASTTVTFPKKGKYRVWVRTKDWAPFPKGPGRFTVTVGEQALTPVFGESGNDQWKWYDGGETTINSEEVKVALHDLTGFNGRCDAILFTDAAKFTPPNNVEALTAFRNKLLKLTDTPKDAGNYDLVVVGGGIAGTCAAISGARLGLKVALIQDRPVLGGNNSSEVRVHLMGDIDKNVYPKLGRIVREMDNGDPGNGNPDANEYGDARKIQIVKAEKNLALHLNTHVYKVEKSGDKITAVIGRDIATGQDYRFTGTYFSDCTGDGTVGYLAGADYRFGRESKAQTGESLAAEKPDSFTLGTSNLWASLPKDTESTFPETPWALQFSKEYHIDEPKSDWEWETGFGNFNTIYQAEQLRDHNLRAIYGNWSYLKNHKKEKYAKHQLAWVAYIGGKRESRRIIGDHVLTQMDIQDGKQYPDGCVTATWTIDLHFPNEKNSQYFQGQEFFASTKHIRVAPYTIPYRCLYSRNISNLFMAGRNISTTHVAFGSTRVMRTCGMMGEVVGYAAHVAKKNNTSPKGVYEKHLAELMGIIKD is encoded by the coding sequence ATGAAACAACTAAAGACGTTATTGAGCTGCCTGTGCCTGCTGCTTTTCGCCGCTACCGGCGCTTCTGCACAGCAACATGTGTTCGTAGAAACAGAATCGTTTAAAGACAGGGGCGGCTGGGTTATCGACCAGCAATCTTTTCCCGTGATCCACTCCAGCTACCTGATGGCGCATGGCATGGGCAGGCCTGTAAAAGACGCCAGCACCACCGTCACCTTCCCGAAAAAGGGAAAGTACCGCGTATGGGTGCGCACCAAAGACTGGGCACCGTTTCCCAAAGGTCCGGGACGTTTTACCGTTACCGTTGGCGAACAAGCGTTAACGCCTGTATTCGGTGAAAGCGGCAACGATCAGTGGAAATGGTACGATGGTGGCGAAACCACCATCAACAGCGAAGAAGTGAAAGTCGCGCTGCATGACCTTACCGGCTTCAACGGCCGCTGCGACGCCATCCTGTTCACGGATGCGGCTAAATTTACGCCTCCGAACAATGTGGAAGCGCTGACGGCTTTCCGTAACAAGCTGCTGAAACTGACCGACACGCCAAAAGATGCAGGCAACTATGATCTCGTGGTAGTAGGTGGCGGCATTGCCGGTACCTGTGCGGCTATTTCCGGCGCACGCCTGGGTTTAAAGGTGGCGCTCATCCAGGACAGGCCCGTACTCGGCGGCAACAACAGCTCCGAAGTACGTGTGCACCTCATGGGTGATATAGACAAGAACGTATATCCAAAACTGGGTCGTATCGTAAGAGAAATGGACAATGGCGACCCCGGCAACGGTAACCCCGACGCCAACGAGTACGGCGACGCCCGTAAGATCCAGATCGTAAAAGCGGAAAAGAACCTGGCCCTGCACCTCAACACACACGTGTACAAAGTGGAGAAATCAGGCGATAAGATCACTGCTGTTATTGGCCGCGATATCGCTACCGGACAGGATTACCGTTTTACCGGTACGTACTTCTCCGATTGCACAGGCGACGGCACTGTAGGTTACCTGGCGGGTGCCGACTACCGTTTCGGCCGCGAGAGCAAAGCGCAAACCGGTGAGTCACTGGCAGCCGAGAAGCCCGACAGCTTTACGTTAGGTACCTCTAACCTGTGGGCATCTTTACCGAAGGATACCGAATCAACTTTCCCTGAAACACCCTGGGCATTACAGTTCTCGAAAGAATACCACATCGACGAACCTAAGTCCGACTGGGAATGGGAAACCGGTTTTGGCAACTTCAATACCATCTACCAGGCCGAACAACTGCGCGATCATAACCTGCGGGCGATCTACGGCAACTGGTCGTATCTCAAGAATCACAAAAAAGAAAAATATGCCAAACACCAGCTGGCCTGGGTAGCCTATATCGGCGGTAAACGTGAATCGCGCCGCATTATTGGCGACCATGTACTTACTCAAATGGACATCCAGGACGGTAAACAATATCCCGATGGCTGTGTAACCGCCACCTGGACCATCGACCTTCACTTCCCGAATGAGAAGAACAGTCAGTACTTCCAGGGTCAGGAGTTCTTCGCCAGCACTAAACACATCCGCGTAGCGCCTTATACCATTCCGTACCGCTGCCTGTACAGCCGCAACATCAGCAACCTGTTCATGGCCGGCCGTAACATCAGCACCACCCACGTAGCCTTCGGCAGCACCCGCGTTATGCGCACCTGTGGTATGATGGGCGAAGTTGTTGGCTATGCGGCACACGTGGCCAAAAAGAACAACACCTCACCCAAAGGCGTATACGAAAAACATCTTGCAGAACTGATGGGCATCATCAAAGACTAA
- a CDS encoding GDSL-type esterase/lipase family protein, with translation MKVLASLLLFFITSFAVAQEKPAPAAPPFWTDITNFKKQDAAKAPQQQAILFVGSSSFTRWRDVQSYFPNHTIINRGFGGSTLVDVIRYVYDVVLPYKPKQVVIYCGENDVASGGPDANEVVHRFKTLYGMIRENLPDATIDFVSLKPSPSRTKHMAAMIEVNKQIKAFLEKQKNAHFINIFDAMLDANGQPRPELFVEDMLHMKPEGYAIWQKIMEPYLVK, from the coding sequence ATGAAAGTATTGGCTTCCCTGCTGCTCTTTTTTATTACCAGTTTCGCGGTTGCGCAAGAGAAACCCGCTCCTGCTGCACCGCCATTCTGGACTGATATTACCAACTTCAAGAAACAGGACGCGGCCAAAGCCCCGCAACAGCAGGCGATCCTGTTCGTAGGCAGCTCTTCGTTTACCCGTTGGAGGGACGTACAATCCTACTTTCCCAATCATACTATCATTAACCGTGGCTTCGGCGGCAGCACACTGGTAGACGTGATCCGTTACGTGTACGATGTAGTGCTTCCCTACAAACCCAAACAAGTAGTGATCTACTGCGGCGAAAACGACGTAGCCTCCGGCGGGCCCGACGCCAACGAAGTAGTACATCGCTTCAAAACGCTCTACGGCATGATCCGCGAAAACCTCCCGGACGCCACCATCGACTTCGTTTCCCTGAAACCAAGTCCGAGCCGTACGAAACACATGGCTGCCATGATCGAGGTGAACAAACAGATAAAAGCCTTCCTGGAAAAGCAAAAGAACGCCCATTTCATCAACATCTTCGACGCCATGCTGGACGCTAATGGTCAGCCAAGGCCGGAGTTGTTCGTAGAGGACATGCTGCATATGAAACCCGAGGGGTATGCGATCTGGCAGAAGATTATGGAGCCGTATCTGGTGAAGTAG
- a CDS encoding TonB-dependent receptor has protein sequence MKAIFLALVFFMAVQFPASAQDSLLRGAVYDAASRQPVTGATVLISGTNTAVVTDSSGTFRFAQGIRPPFSLTVSSLGYVTLHTRVTDLTFVMLMLESRDELMNEIVVAATRREERLIESPLSIDKMDQRAIKQTASPNFYEGLQNYKGVEMIASGLNLRQINTRGFSSGSNQRFLQLIDGVDNQPPGTNFALGNTFGPSDLDIESVEIIPGSAAALYGPVAFNGVLAMHTKDPFKYPGLSVQLKSGLNHVNDKNTGAQGLYNIALRYAGPIGKRFAFKLNASYFTGQDWFAANYEDVDAATPKDQRGDANPARNALNVYGDEVSKTLAGIGRVSRTGYAEKDLMDYHVYNLRLNGALYYKFNETTHLSYQANVGQATVSQTGSHRSSLNDYLVTQHKIELSSKQYFIRAYGVIEDAGDSYNSRKLGQAINLTWVRDLNGNAVPITQANDMWFNRYDAAYKGNVTGVAANNHSAARSFADQGRYLPGSTAFEQEKQRLSRLDGPEGARIFSESKLYHAEGQYDFSQLFRPVQLIAGGNFRSYHMFTNGSLFDDKDGDIVIREGGAFVQAGKHLFRERLNIVASIRYDKNQNFKGRFTPRVAASYEVAKQHFLRASFQTGFRSPVPAEQFYKSNAGAFTVLGGAPANSKGMNVYENSYTLTSVDSFGVAVNRAIQQGSTTEAAVAANKARLQQANVKYIEPERIRTVEVGYRGQVNDQLFLEASYYHNDYTNFIINSRMVRPDAPVKDATGAINTDAAMNLLTRNYQVFVVFTNGSDKVSSQGASLEARYLLSDKIHLSAHGTWAEFNMRNANPNNIPAFNTPRFRMVVTAGSENIWNNVGFNVAWRWQDGFDWYGSFNDNRPGRIGAYSTMDAQVNYQFPKAMTNIKLGASNLLNYYAYQGYGLPAIGGVYYVTLTFDSFRGLLPKG, from the coding sequence ATGAAAGCAATTTTTCTTGCTCTTGTGTTCTTTATGGCCGTACAATTTCCTGCATCGGCCCAGGACTCACTCTTACGTGGCGCCGTTTACGACGCGGCTTCCAGGCAGCCTGTTACAGGCGCCACCGTACTCATTAGCGGTACCAATACCGCTGTGGTCACCGATAGTTCCGGCACCTTTCGCTTCGCCCAGGGCATTCGGCCACCGTTCTCCCTCACCGTCAGCAGTTTGGGTTACGTGACGCTGCATACCCGGGTCACTGACCTCACCTTTGTGATGCTGATGCTCGAAAGCCGTGATGAACTTATGAATGAAATAGTCGTAGCCGCCACGCGCCGCGAAGAACGACTGATCGAATCGCCATTGAGCATCGACAAGATGGACCAGCGGGCGATCAAACAAACGGCTTCCCCAAACTTTTATGAAGGTCTACAGAACTACAAAGGCGTGGAGATGATTGCCAGCGGCCTTAACCTGCGGCAGATCAACACCCGCGGCTTCAGCTCGGGATCGAACCAGCGCTTTTTACAATTGATAGATGGCGTGGACAACCAGCCGCCAGGTACTAACTTCGCACTGGGCAATACCTTTGGTCCGTCTGACCTCGACATTGAAAGCGTAGAGATCATCCCAGGCTCCGCCGCTGCCCTGTATGGCCCGGTGGCCTTCAACGGCGTGCTGGCCATGCATACGAAAGATCCTTTCAAATACCCGGGACTGAGTGTACAGTTGAAGTCCGGCCTTAATCACGTAAACGATAAAAACACCGGCGCACAAGGCTTGTACAATATCGCCCTGCGTTACGCCGGACCTATCGGTAAACGGTTTGCGTTTAAATTGAACGCCTCCTATTTTACCGGGCAGGATTGGTTTGCAGCGAACTATGAAGATGTGGATGCCGCTACCCCCAAGGATCAGCGCGGCGATGCGAACCCTGCGCGTAATGCATTGAACGTGTATGGTGATGAAGTGAGCAAAACGCTCGCAGGCATCGGGCGTGTAAGCCGTACAGGTTATGCGGAAAAAGACCTGATGGACTATCATGTTTACAACCTGCGCCTGAACGGTGCGCTGTATTACAAGTTCAACGAAACCACTCACCTTAGCTACCAGGCGAACGTGGGCCAGGCGACTGTGTCGCAGACAGGCAGCCACCGCAGCTCCCTCAATGACTACCTGGTTACGCAGCATAAGATCGAACTTTCTTCCAAACAATATTTCATACGCGCCTATGGCGTAATAGAGGATGCAGGCGACTCGTACAACTCCCGCAAACTGGGACAGGCCATTAACCTTACCTGGGTACGCGACCTGAATGGCAATGCTGTTCCCATTACGCAGGCTAACGACATGTGGTTTAACCGTTACGACGCGGCTTACAAAGGCAATGTAACCGGCGTAGCCGCGAACAATCATAGCGCCGCCCGCAGCTTTGCGGACCAGGGCCGATACCTGCCGGGCAGTACCGCGTTTGAACAGGAAAAACAACGCCTCTCCCGCCTCGACGGACCGGAAGGTGCGCGCATCTTTTCAGAAAGCAAATTGTATCATGCAGAAGGTCAATACGACTTCAGCCAGCTGTTTCGACCGGTGCAGCTCATTGCCGGCGGTAACTTCCGTAGTTATCATATGTTCACCAATGGCTCGCTGTTCGATGATAAGGACGGCGATATCGTGATCCGTGAAGGTGGTGCGTTTGTACAGGCGGGTAAACACTTGTTCCGGGAAAGACTGAATATAGTAGCCTCCATCCGTTATGACAAGAACCAGAACTTTAAAGGCAGGTTTACGCCAAGAGTAGCCGCATCTTATGAAGTGGCGAAGCAGCATTTTTTGCGGGCGTCGTTCCAGACTGGATTCCGGAGCCCTGTTCCGGCCGAGCAGTTTTATAAAAGTAATGCCGGCGCCTTCACCGTATTGGGTGGCGCACCTGCCAACAGTAAAGGCATGAATGTATATGAAAATTCGTATACCCTTACCAGTGTAGACAGCTTCGGCGTGGCCGTCAACCGCGCTATTCAACAGGGCAGCACTACGGAGGCCGCCGTAGCAGCGAATAAAGCGAGGCTGCAACAGGCGAACGTAAAATACATTGAGCCTGAGCGGATACGCACAGTAGAAGTTGGTTACCGCGGACAGGTAAACGATCAGCTATTCCTGGAAGCCAGCTATTACCATAACGATTACACGAACTTTATTATTAATAGCCGCATGGTGCGTCCCGATGCACCGGTGAAGGATGCTACCGGCGCGATCAACACGGACGCCGCAATGAATTTGCTGACCCGCAACTACCAGGTATTTGTAGTATTCACCAACGGCAGCGACAAAGTATCCTCGCAGGGCGCGAGCCTGGAAGCACGTTACTTGTTAAGCGATAAAATTCACCTCAGTGCACATGGTACCTGGGCGGAGTTCAACATGCGTAATGCCAATCCCAATAATATCCCGGCCTTTAATACGCCGCGCTTCCGCATGGTGGTAACGGCAGGCAGCGAAAACATCTGGAACAATGTAGGCTTCAATGTCGCCTGGCGCTGGCAGGATGGGTTTGACTGGTACGGATCATTTAACGATAACCGTCCCGGCCGCATCGGTGCCTACTCCACCATGGATGCGCAGGTAAACTACCAGTTCCCGAAAGCGATGACGAACATCAAACTCGGCGCGAGCAACCTGCTGAACTATTATGCGTACCAGGGTTACGGTCTGCCAGCGATTGGCGGCGTATATTATGTGACCCTCACCTTTGATTCATTCAGGGGATTGCTACCGAAGGGTTAG
- a CDS encoding sigma-54-dependent transcriptional regulator: MNTSNILIVEDELIVARDLQLTLEKAGYHVCGIARSVVKAEELAAQHQPELVLLDIHLAGRETGIDLAHRLREQRIAFIFISANSGADLLAAAKATQPYGFLVKPFRERDVLVSIEIALYLHQQKVALRPQQAGNCFDGIVGSHPLLLQVFEDVKLVAALDTSVLITGESGTGKEQIAACIHRLSPRRDKALVKVNCAALPESLINSELFGHEKGAFTGATEKHAGKFEQAHGGTLFLDEIGEMSTDLQCRLLRALQEKEIEKLGGKAPVKIDTRIVAATNRDLEKEVAAGRFRVDLYYRLHIFPIHLPPLRERKEDIPELVQHFLMRFAERTGRPVVTIAPAALSQLVAYDWPGNVRELEHVIERSIIMAKGGIVTEVLMGR, from the coding sequence ATGAATACATCCAACATCCTGATCGTGGAAGATGAACTGATCGTCGCCCGCGACCTGCAACTCACCCTCGAAAAGGCGGGCTACCATGTATGTGGCATTGCCCGCTCCGTCGTTAAAGCGGAGGAACTGGCAGCACAACACCAGCCCGAACTCGTATTGCTCGACATTCACCTCGCCGGCCGCGAAACCGGAATAGACCTGGCACACCGGCTGCGCGAACAACGTATTGCCTTTATCTTTATTTCTGCCAACTCGGGTGCAGATCTTTTAGCGGCCGCCAAGGCCACCCAACCTTACGGCTTCCTGGTAAAGCCTTTCCGCGAGCGGGATGTGCTGGTAAGTATTGAAATCGCGTTGTACCTGCACCAGCAAAAAGTCGCGCTTCGCCCACAGCAAGCCGGCAATTGTTTCGACGGCATCGTGGGCAGTCACCCTTTGCTGCTACAGGTGTTCGAAGATGTAAAGCTCGTTGCGGCGCTGGATACATCCGTCCTTATTACCGGCGAAAGCGGCACCGGCAAAGAGCAGATCGCCGCCTGCATCCACCGCTTATCGCCCCGCCGCGATAAAGCACTCGTGAAAGTGAATTGCGCCGCCCTGCCCGAAAGCCTGATCAACTCTGAGTTGTTCGGCCATGAGAAAGGCGCTTTCACCGGCGCTACAGAGAAACACGCCGGCAAGTTCGAACAGGCACATGGTGGCACGTTGTTCCTGGATGAAATAGGAGAAATGTCGACCGACCTGCAATGCCGGTTACTACGCGCCTTACAAGAAAAAGAAATCGAGAAACTGGGCGGCAAAGCCCCGGTGAAAATAGATACCCGTATTGTTGCCGCTACGAACCGCGACCTGGAAAAAGAAGTGGCGGCTGGCAGGTTTCGGGTGGATTTGTATTACAGGCTGCACATCTTCCCCATTCATTTGCCGCCCCTGAGGGAGCGCAAAGAAGATATACCGGAACTGGTGCAGCATTTCCTGATGCGCTTTGCGGAGCGTACGGGGCGGCCTGTGGTTACGATTGCTCCTGCTGCGCTATCGCAGCTCGTTGCTTACGATTGGCCGGGCAATGTGCGGGAGCTGGAGCATGTGATCGAGCGGAGTATTATTATGGCGAAGGGAGGAATTGTGACGGAGGTGTTGATGGGGAGGTAG
- a CDS encoding molybdenum cofactor guanylyltransferase: protein MIGLVLCGGNSTRMGTDKGMLPIGNTTWAQHAGSQLAALGLPVVYSVNESQVPAYTEQGIKPLITDDVELQMGGPLKGILSVHRQYPTEDIFLLACDLKDMHADVLQQVQAAFNGTTTIYENAGFDEPLCGIYTAEALAQLAGATLPKYSMRFVLGLIPVQRLMVPGNWRGYFFNYNE from the coding sequence ATGATCGGCCTGGTACTTTGCGGCGGCAACAGCACCCGCATGGGAACGGATAAAGGCATGTTGCCCATCGGTAACACTACCTGGGCGCAGCATGCTGGTAGTCAGCTCGCCGCGCTCGGGCTACCCGTGGTATATTCTGTGAACGAAAGCCAGGTGCCTGCTTACACCGAACAAGGCATAAAGCCCCTGATCACAGATGATGTGGAGCTGCAGATGGGCGGTCCGTTAAAAGGCATCTTATCCGTGCATCGGCAATATCCAACCGAAGATATATTCCTGCTCGCCTGTGATCTGAAGGATATGCATGCGGACGTGCTGCAACAGGTACAGGCAGCGTTCAACGGCACCACTACGATTTACGAGAATGCTGGGTTTGACGAGCCGTTATGTGGTATTTACACAGCAGAGGCGCTGGCGCAGCTTGCGGGTGCGACGTTGCCTAAGTACAGTATGCGTTTTGTACTGGGTTTGATACCGGTGCAGCGGTTGATGGTGCCCGGGAATTGGCGGGGATATTTCTTTAATTATAACGAGTAG
- the moaCB gene encoding bifunctional molybdenum cofactor biosynthesis protein MoaC/MoaB: MINITHKNTSLRKAIAQAVLTVSRQETITAVSERKVPKGDVLEFSRAAGLLAIKKTSDVIPDCHPLPVEYAGIQHEIDGLNIIINVEVHTIYRTGVEVEAMHGAAITALTMYDMLKPIDKNVTIGQIKLVDKKGGKSNFREQQEDLQCAVIVCSDSVSAGKKHDLAGKAIVQVLEQHGLQAAAYDIIPDDIMQVQEKAKFLQAAGFKLALFCGGTGLSPRDTTPEAIAPLLDRTVPGIMEAARTYGQERTPYAMLSRGIAGFMGDMLVITLPGSTKGAEESMHALFPHVLHIFKVARGAQHYIES; encoded by the coding sequence ATGATCAACATTACTCATAAGAATACAAGTCTGCGCAAAGCTATCGCGCAAGCGGTGTTAACCGTGTCGCGACAGGAAACGATTACTGCTGTCAGCGAACGCAAAGTGCCCAAAGGTGATGTGCTGGAGTTCTCACGGGCGGCGGGTTTGCTGGCGATCAAAAAAACGAGCGATGTAATCCCCGACTGCCATCCGCTACCGGTGGAATATGCGGGTATTCAGCATGAAATAGATGGATTGAATATTATCATCAACGTGGAAGTACACACGATCTATCGCACCGGCGTGGAGGTAGAAGCCATGCACGGCGCGGCGATTACCGCACTTACGATGTATGACATGCTGAAACCGATCGATAAAAATGTAACGATCGGGCAAATTAAACTCGTCGATAAAAAGGGAGGGAAGTCCAACTTCCGCGAACAGCAGGAAGATCTGCAATGTGCCGTGATCGTTTGTTCCGATAGCGTAAGCGCCGGCAAGAAACATGACCTGGCAGGGAAAGCGATCGTACAGGTATTGGAGCAACACGGATTACAGGCGGCCGCTTACGACATCATCCCTGATGATATAATGCAGGTGCAGGAAAAGGCAAAATTCTTACAGGCAGCTGGTTTTAAGCTAGCTTTATTCTGTGGTGGTACAGGTCTTTCCCCGAGAGATACAACGCCTGAAGCCATCGCTCCGCTGCTCGACAGAACAGTGCCGGGCATTATGGAGGCCGCCCGCACTTACGGCCAGGAACGTACTCCCTACGCGATGCTGTCCCGCGGCATTGCCGGCTTTATGGGCGATATGTTAGTAATTACTTTACCCGGCTCCACGAAAGGCGCGGAAGAAAGTATGCATGCCCTGTTTCCACACGTGCTGCATATTTTCAAAGTAGCACGCGGCGCACAACACTACATAGAATCATGA
- a CDS encoding molybdenum cofactor biosynthesis protein MoaE has protein sequence MKNIFIQGPVPATLVTEQIQKHSHLEQIGAHSIFLGQVRRDEGVTAIEYTAYEAMALEQMHEIREAIIPKYGLSCMHVYHSLGIVKTGEICLFVFTSAPRRKAAIAACEDALEQIKTKLPIWGKEIFGEDAFQWKQNT, from the coding sequence ATGAAGAACATTTTCATACAAGGCCCCGTGCCGGCCACGCTGGTGACGGAGCAGATCCAGAAACACAGCCATCTTGAGCAGATTGGTGCGCATAGCATCTTTCTCGGACAGGTGCGCCGCGACGAAGGCGTAACGGCGATTGAATACACGGCTTACGAAGCCATGGCGCTGGAGCAGATGCATGAAATACGGGAGGCGATCATTCCGAAATATGGCCTGTCTTGCATGCATGTGTATCATAGTTTAGGTATAGTGAAAACAGGTGAGATATGCCTTTTCGTTTTCACCTCTGCACCTCGCAGAAAGGCGGCTATAGCGGCTTGTGAAGACGCGCTGGAACAAATCAAAACAAAACTTCCCATCTGGGGAAAGGAGATATTTGGAGAAGATGCATTTCAATGGAAGCAAAATACTTAG
- a CDS encoding MoaD/ThiS family protein — translation MSMTILVFGRLQDIVQQASLDWPAVADTALLRQQLQERYPGLASVSYRISVNKELVQGEQDLHTGAEVALLPPFSGG, via the coding sequence ATGTCGATGACTATTTTAGTATTCGGGCGGTTGCAGGACATTGTGCAACAGGCATCGCTGGACTGGCCCGCGGTAGCAGATACAGCTTTGCTGCGACAGCAGTTGCAGGAGCGGTATCCCGGGCTGGCAAGCGTGTCGTACCGTATATCGGTGAATAAGGAATTGGTGCAGGGTGAACAGGACTTGCACACAGGTGCAGAAGTAGCATTGTTGCCACCATTTTCCGGCGGCTAA
- a CDS encoding sulfite exporter TauE/SafE family protein encodes MLTFYILLLLVAFLYASVGHGGASGYLALMALYGIAPDVMKPTALMLNLFVSLTAFIQFYRGGHFDWRLFIPFALASVPMSFVGGLITLDGMIYKKLLGVLLLLPVIRFVFFRNVPDEQLKPAPIAAALGIGGVIGLLSGMIGIGGGIILSPVLLLLKWANQKQAAAVSAMFIFVNSLSGLGGQLIKGVSFTPDMVAYVGVAFVGGLAGAYVGAVRFNHAVLKQVLAGVLAIASFKLLFAGI; translated from the coding sequence ATGCTTACATTTTATATTTTATTGCTGTTGGTCGCGTTTCTATACGCGTCAGTTGGTCATGGCGGGGCCAGTGGCTATTTGGCGCTGATGGCGCTCTACGGCATTGCGCCAGATGTGATGAAACCGACGGCGTTAATGCTGAATCTATTTGTTTCACTCACAGCGTTTATTCAATTTTATCGCGGCGGACATTTCGACTGGCGGCTGTTCATCCCATTCGCGCTGGCCTCCGTGCCGATGTCGTTTGTCGGTGGGCTAATCACACTCGATGGCATGATCTATAAAAAGCTGCTCGGCGTATTGTTATTATTACCAGTAATACGTTTTGTGTTTTTCAGGAACGTGCCGGACGAGCAACTGAAACCTGCGCCCATTGCAGCTGCACTGGGTATTGGTGGCGTAATTGGGTTGTTGTCCGGGATGATCGGCATTGGCGGTGGTATTATCCTTTCGCCTGTGTTGTTATTGTTGAAGTGGGCCAACCAGAAACAGGCGGCCGCCGTGAGCGCCATGTTTATCTTCGTTAATTCTTTATCCGGATTGGGCGGACAATTAATAAAAGGTGTTTCGTTTACGCCGGATATGGTGGCCTATGTGGGTGTTGCTTTTGTGGGTGGATTGGCGGGTGCGTATGTCGGCGCCGTGCGATTTAATCACGCGGTGTTGAAACAAGTGCTGGCCGGCGTATTGGCCATTGCGTCGTTTAAATTATTATTTGCAGGCATTTAA